In Asanoa sp. WMMD1127, one genomic interval encodes:
- the der gene encoding ribosome biogenesis GTPase Der, producing MTSSYPEVSDVDTADGPVPVVAVVGRPNVGKSTLVNRIIGRRQAVVEDTPGVTRDRVPYDAQWNGRQFTVVDTGGWEPDARDRARAIATQAEIAVQTADVVLFVVDATVGATDVDEAAVRMLRRSNKPVILIANKADNQTIEMEAVSLWSLGLGEPHPISALHGRGSGDLLDLILDAMPAPAPRIQEEGPRGPRRVALVGRPNVGKSSLLNKLAKEERAVVDSVAGTTVDPVDSLVGIGGETWQLVDTAGLRKRVSHASGTEYYASLRTAGAIEAAEVAVVLLDASEPISEQDQRILSMVVEAGRALVIAFNKWDLVDDDRRYQLEREIDRELKRIPWAIRVNISAKTGRAVDKLAPALRKALASWETRVPTGQLNQWLAALVQETPHPVRGGRAPRVLFATQAGTRPPRFVLFTTGPLDAGYQRFVERRLREEFGFEGSPVSVTVKPRKKTGPGGRGRAHG from the coding sequence ATGACCTCCTCCTACCCGGAAGTGTCCGACGTGGACACTGCCGACGGCCCGGTGCCCGTGGTGGCCGTCGTCGGCCGCCCCAACGTCGGCAAGTCCACATTGGTCAACCGGATCATCGGCCGGCGCCAGGCCGTCGTCGAGGACACGCCGGGCGTGACCCGCGACCGGGTGCCCTACGACGCCCAGTGGAACGGCCGGCAGTTCACGGTCGTCGACACCGGCGGCTGGGAGCCCGACGCCCGCGACCGGGCCCGGGCCATCGCCACCCAGGCCGAGATCGCCGTGCAGACCGCCGACGTGGTGCTGTTCGTGGTCGACGCCACCGTCGGCGCCACCGACGTCGACGAGGCCGCGGTGCGGATGCTCCGGCGCAGCAACAAGCCGGTGATCCTGATCGCCAACAAGGCCGACAACCAGACGATCGAGATGGAGGCCGTCTCGCTCTGGTCGCTCGGCCTCGGCGAGCCGCACCCCATCTCCGCCCTGCACGGCCGGGGCAGCGGCGACCTGCTCGACCTGATCCTCGACGCGATGCCGGCCCCCGCGCCGCGCATCCAGGAGGAGGGGCCGCGCGGCCCGCGCCGGGTGGCCCTGGTCGGCCGCCCCAACGTCGGCAAGTCCTCGTTGCTCAACAAGCTGGCCAAGGAGGAGCGGGCGGTCGTCGACTCGGTCGCCGGCACCACCGTCGACCCGGTCGACTCGCTGGTGGGCATCGGCGGCGAGACCTGGCAGCTGGTCGACACCGCGGGCCTGCGCAAGCGGGTCAGTCACGCCAGCGGCACCGAATATTACGCGTCCCTGCGTACCGCCGGCGCGATCGAGGCCGCCGAGGTGGCCGTCGTGCTGCTCGACGCGTCCGAGCCGATCAGCGAGCAGGACCAGCGGATCCTGTCGATGGTCGTCGAGGCCGGGCGGGCCCTGGTCATCGCGTTCAACAAGTGGGACCTGGTCGACGACGACCGGCGCTACCAGCTCGAGCGCGAGATCGACCGCGAGCTCAAGCGCATCCCGTGGGCGATCCGGGTCAACATCTCGGCCAAGACCGGCCGGGCGGTCGACAAGCTGGCTCCGGCGCTGCGCAAGGCGCTCGCGTCGTGGGAGACCCGCGTGCCGACCGGCCAGCTCAACCAGTGGCTGGCCGCCCTCGTGCAGGAGACGCCGCACCCCGTCCGGGGCGGGCGGGCGCCGCGCGTGCTCTTCGCCACCCAGGCCGGCACCCGGCCGCCGCGCTTCGTGCTGTTCACCACCGGCCCGCTTGACGCCGGCTACCAGCGCTTCGTCGAGCGCCGCCTCCGCGAGGAGTTCGGCTTCGAGGGCAGCCCGGTGTCGGTGACGGTCAAGCCGCGCAAGAAGACCGGGCCGGGCGGCCGGGGTCGCGCGCACGGGTGA
- a CDS encoding OsmC family protein, protein MGYHVEVERTDDGGYVARNGRGAEIRFGTKDGADFTPVELLLAALGGCNIVTVEPLTAQRGHRLARLAAVLEAEKVKPNRLGSITMTYDVTLPPDDAEAEPVFRAVAERVHERHCTVSTALREQTTVDVEIPGTLTA, encoded by the coding sequence ATGGGTTACCACGTTGAGGTCGAGCGCACCGACGACGGCGGCTACGTCGCCCGCAACGGGCGCGGCGCCGAGATCCGCTTCGGCACCAAGGACGGCGCCGACTTCACGCCGGTCGAGCTGCTGCTGGCGGCGCTCGGCGGCTGCAACATCGTCACGGTCGAGCCGCTGACCGCCCAGCGCGGGCACCGGCTGGCCCGGCTGGCCGCGGTGCTCGAGGCGGAGAAGGTCAAACCCAACCGGCTCGGATCGATCACCATGACGTACGACGTGACCCTGCCGCCCGACGACGCCGAGGCCGAGCCGGTGTTCCGCGCCGTCGCGGAGCGGGTGCACGAGCGGCACTGCACGGTCAGCACCGCGCTGCGCGAGCAGACCACAGTAGACGTCGAGATTCCGGGAACCCTGACGGCGTAA
- a CDS encoding FUSC family protein, with the protein MPGWRAPTPGQARVAIVESTVLGLASVLTFWLASDVFTQVYVDSRDSDLLGGMWAALSTIFVSRATFRDSLSAGLSRLSATLISFVICLVYLVFLPFHLWAFGLLIGLSALVGLLLGRRGDATTAAITTAVVLVVAAISPAAPWQQPILRLADTVIGAVVGVATAWLSLRLIHSHLR; encoded by the coding sequence ATGCCGGGATGGCGGGCGCCCACGCCGGGGCAGGCCCGGGTGGCGATCGTCGAGAGCACCGTGCTGGGCCTGGCCAGCGTGCTGACCTTCTGGCTGGCCAGCGACGTCTTCACCCAGGTCTACGTCGACAGCCGCGACAGCGACCTGCTCGGCGGGATGTGGGCCGCGCTCTCGACGATCTTCGTGAGCCGGGCCACCTTCCGCGACAGCCTGTCCGCCGGCCTGTCCCGCCTGTCGGCCACCTTGATCAGCTTCGTGATCTGCCTGGTCTACCTGGTCTTCCTGCCGTTCCACCTGTGGGCCTTCGGCCTGCTGATCGGCCTCTCGGCCCTGGTCGGCCTCCTCCTCGGCCGCCGCGGCGACGCCACCACAGCCGCCATCACCACGGCGGTGGTGCTGGTGGTGGCGGCGATCAGTCCGGCAGCCCCGTGGCAGCAGCCCATCCTCCGCCTCGCCGACACCGTGATCGGCGCCGTGGTCGGAGTGGCCACGGCCTGGCTCTCCCTCCGGTTGATCCACTCACACCTCCGCTGA
- a CDS encoding Na+/H+ antiporter has protein sequence MLEGLLVVVTLAATVIVGTTIGRRYSVAPPVLLIVMGALLALIPQLSDIRLPASAVLLIFLPGILYWESLNTSLREIRANIRVILLSAIGLVIATMVILSYSLQAIGVAAAAAWILGAVLAPTDAAAVAGLAKRMPRRNLTTLRAESLINDGTALVLFAVAVGMLVDGTSPSLLAITGDLIWSIVGGLIAGLVTGGFLIWIRRRIDDPLREGGLSILTPFAAFFVGELIHASGVVAVVVVGLVISYAGPRVIRARSRVQAFAFWNLSTFIVNGSLFVLVGLQIPAAARRIDGDQMSRAVGIAFAAAAVVIVTRLVWIHLMAVLIRIFDRRAVQRTRRLNWKVRTAYGWAGFRGAVSLAAALAVPSVLSDGTPYPDRDLIVFVTSIVILVTILLQGLTLPMVARWAGLAGDRARIDEARHARVRAAEAGLAALPAVARSLHAPAFMTDRVRADYEAAANEARGGDGRAELTNAEQLERRLRLGVLEHERLAVTAMRDRREIDDIVMRELQAGLDATELALLGPPQND, from the coding sequence GTGTTGGAAGGGTTGTTGGTGGTCGTCACGCTGGCCGCGACGGTCATCGTCGGCACCACCATCGGGCGCCGTTACAGCGTGGCCCCGCCCGTACTCCTGATCGTCATGGGTGCGCTGCTGGCCCTCATTCCCCAGCTCTCCGACATCCGGTTGCCGGCCTCCGCGGTCCTGTTGATCTTCCTCCCGGGCATTCTCTACTGGGAGAGCCTCAACACCAGCCTGCGCGAGATCCGGGCCAATATCAGGGTCATCTTGCTGTCCGCCATCGGCCTGGTCATTGCAACCATGGTCATCCTGTCCTACTCGCTGCAGGCGATCGGCGTCGCCGCGGCCGCCGCCTGGATCCTCGGTGCGGTGCTGGCGCCGACGGACGCGGCCGCCGTGGCCGGCCTGGCCAAGCGGATGCCCCGGCGCAACCTCACCACCCTGCGGGCCGAGAGCCTGATCAACGACGGTACGGCCCTCGTGCTGTTCGCGGTCGCCGTCGGCATGCTGGTCGACGGCACCTCGCCCAGCCTCCTCGCGATCACCGGGGACCTGATCTGGTCGATCGTCGGCGGCCTGATCGCCGGCCTGGTCACCGGGGGCTTCCTGATCTGGATCCGCCGCCGCATCGACGACCCGCTGCGCGAGGGCGGCCTGTCGATCCTCACCCCGTTCGCGGCGTTCTTCGTGGGCGAGCTCATCCATGCCAGCGGGGTCGTCGCGGTCGTCGTGGTCGGGCTCGTCATCTCGTACGCCGGACCGCGGGTCATCCGGGCCCGGTCCCGGGTGCAGGCGTTCGCCTTCTGGAACCTCTCCACCTTCATCGTCAACGGCAGCCTCTTCGTGCTCGTCGGCCTCCAGATCCCCGCCGCCGCCCGGCGGATCGACGGCGATCAAATGAGTCGGGCGGTGGGCATCGCGTTCGCCGCCGCCGCGGTCGTCATCGTCACCAGGCTGGTCTGGATCCACCTGATGGCCGTGCTGATCCGCATCTTCGACCGGCGGGCGGTGCAGCGCACCCGGCGTCTCAACTGGAAGGTCCGCACGGCGTACGGCTGGGCCGGCTTCCGTGGCGCCGTATCGCTGGCCGCCGCCCTGGCGGTGCCCTCCGTGCTGAGCGACGGCACGCCGTACCCGGATCGGGATCTGATCGTCTTCGTCACCTCGATCGTGATCCTGGTGACGATCCTGCTGCAGGGCCTGACTCTGCCGATGGTGGCCCGCTGGGCCGGGCTGGCCGGCGACCGCGCCCGGATCGACGAGGCCCGGCACGCCCGGGTCCGCGCCGCCGAAGCCGGCCTGGCCGCGCTGCCGGCGGTGGCCCGCTCGTTGCACGCGCCCGCCTTCATGACCGACCGGGTGCGGGCCGACTACGAGGCGGCGGCCAACGAGGCGCGCGGCGGCGACGGGCGCGCCGAGCTCACCAACGCCGAGCAGCTCGAGCGGCGGCTGCGGCTCGGGGTGCTGGAGCACGAGCGGCTCGCGGTGACCGCGATGCGCGACCGGCGGGAGATCGACGACATCGTCATGCGCGAGTTGCAGGCGGGACTCGACGCGACGGAACTGGCGCTGCTGGGGCCGCCGCAGAACGACTGA